The Streptomyces sp. NBC_00691 genome has a segment encoding these proteins:
- a CDS encoding fumarylacetoacetate hydrolase family protein, giving the protein MRIARFSIDGNVAFGAVEGEGTVESGGLVLDIIKGIPYTDFELSGTKVPLSKVRLLPPVLPNKVVAIGRNYAEHAAELGNEVPDVPVAFFKPTTSVIGPGDAIEYPSFSDELHHEAELAVVIGRMCREVPRERVKDVIFGYTCANDVTARDAQRREKQWARAKGFDTSCPLGPWVETDLSIADAGDLTVQATVNGEQRQLGRTGDMIRSIEDLVVHITEAMTLLPGDVILTGTPAGVGPLNVGDEVAVTIEGIGTLTNRVIKRG; this is encoded by the coding sequence GTGCGCATCGCCAGATTCTCCATCGACGGCAATGTGGCCTTCGGCGCCGTCGAGGGCGAGGGAACCGTCGAATCCGGCGGCCTCGTCCTCGACATCATCAAGGGCATCCCGTACACCGACTTCGAGCTCAGCGGCACCAAGGTCCCGCTGAGCAAGGTACGGCTCCTGCCGCCCGTGCTCCCCAACAAGGTCGTGGCCATCGGCCGCAACTACGCGGAGCACGCCGCCGAACTCGGCAACGAGGTCCCCGACGTCCCCGTCGCCTTCTTCAAGCCCACCACCTCGGTGATCGGCCCCGGCGACGCCATCGAGTACCCCTCCTTCTCCGACGAGCTGCACCACGAGGCCGAACTGGCCGTGGTGATCGGCCGGATGTGCCGCGAGGTGCCCCGCGAGCGCGTGAAGGACGTCATCTTCGGCTACACCTGCGCCAATGACGTCACCGCCCGCGACGCCCAGCGGCGCGAGAAGCAGTGGGCCCGCGCCAAGGGCTTCGACACCTCCTGCCCGCTGGGACCCTGGGTCGAGACGGACCTGAGCATCGCCGACGCCGGCGACCTGACCGTCCAGGCCACGGTCAACGGCGAGCAGCGGCAGCTGGGTCGGACGGGCGACATGATCCGCTCCATCGAGGACCTGGTCGTCCACATCACCGAGGCCATGACGCTGCTCCCCGGAGACGTCATCCTCACCGGCACCCCCGCCGGGGTCGGCCCCCTCAACGTCGGCGACGAGGTCGCCGTCACCATCGAAGGCATCGGCACTCTCACCAATAGGGTGATCAAGCGTGGCTAA
- the gltX gene encoding glutamate--tRNA ligase, with amino-acid sequence MANANIRVRFCPSPTGNPHVGLVRTALFNWAFARHNEGTMVFRIEDTDAARDSEESYGQLLDSLKWLGLDWDEGPEIGGPHAPYRQSQRMDIYKDVADKLLAGGYAYPCYCTTEELDERRAAARAAGRPSGYDGHCRDLTDEQKAAYEAEGRASIVRFRMPDEPITFTDLVRGELTFTPENVPDYGILRANGAPLYTLVNPVDDALMEITHVLRGEDLLSSTPRQVALYKALIELGVAKEIPSFGHLPYVMGEGNKKLSKRDPEASLNLYRERGFLPEGLLNYLSLLGWSFSADQDIFTIPEMVAKFDIAEVNANPARFDLKKAESINADHIRMLDVKAFAEACEPWLRAPFANWAPEDFDRTAWEAIAPHAQTRVTVLSDITANVDFLFLSEPVFDQPSWDKAMKGEPAALLTTAREKLEGADWSDPESLKNAVLAAGEAHGLKLGKAQAPVRVAVTGRTVGLPLFESLEILGKEKTLARVDAALAKLAV; translated from the coding sequence GTGGCTAACGCGAATATCCGCGTCCGTTTCTGTCCCTCGCCGACCGGCAACCCCCACGTGGGCCTGGTCCGCACCGCTCTCTTCAACTGGGCCTTCGCCCGGCACAACGAGGGCACCATGGTCTTCCGCATCGAGGACACCGACGCGGCGCGCGACTCCGAGGAGTCGTACGGCCAGCTGCTCGACTCCCTGAAGTGGCTCGGCCTCGACTGGGACGAGGGCCCGGAGATCGGCGGCCCGCACGCGCCCTACCGCCAGTCGCAGCGGATGGACATCTACAAGGACGTCGCCGACAAGCTGCTCGCGGGCGGCTACGCGTACCCCTGCTACTGCACCACCGAGGAGCTCGACGAGCGCCGCGCCGCCGCCCGCGCCGCAGGCCGCCCCTCCGGCTACGACGGCCACTGCCGTGACCTCACCGACGAGCAGAAGGCCGCGTACGAGGCCGAGGGCCGCGCGTCGATCGTCCGGTTCCGGATGCCCGACGAGCCCATCACCTTCACCGACCTGGTCCGCGGCGAGCTCACCTTCACCCCGGAGAACGTGCCGGACTACGGCATCCTCCGGGCCAACGGCGCCCCGCTCTACACCCTGGTCAACCCGGTCGACGACGCCCTGATGGAGATCACCCACGTCCTGCGCGGCGAGGACCTGCTCTCCTCCACCCCCCGCCAGGTCGCGCTCTACAAGGCGCTCATCGAGCTGGGCGTCGCCAAGGAGATCCCCTCCTTCGGCCACCTGCCGTACGTGATGGGCGAGGGCAACAAGAAGCTCTCCAAGCGCGACCCCGAGGCCTCCCTCAACCTCTACCGGGAGCGCGGCTTCCTCCCCGAGGGGCTGCTGAACTACCTCTCGCTCCTCGGCTGGTCCTTCTCGGCCGACCAGGACATCTTCACCATCCCCGAGATGGTGGCGAAGTTCGACATCGCCGAGGTCAACGCCAACCCGGCGCGCTTCGACCTCAAGAAGGCCGAGTCGATCAACGCCGACCACATCCGCATGCTCGACGTGAAGGCGTTCGCCGAGGCCTGCGAGCCCTGGCTGCGGGCCCCCTTCGCGAACTGGGCGCCCGAGGACTTCGACCGGACCGCCTGGGAGGCCATCGCGCCGCACGCCCAGACCCGTGTCACCGTCCTCTCGGACATCACGGCCAACGTGGACTTCCTCTTCCTGTCGGAGCCGGTCTTCGACCAGCCCTCGTGGGACAAGGCGATGAAGGGCGAGCCCGCGGCCCTCCTCACCACCGCCCGCGAGAAGCTCGAAGGCGCCGACTGGAGCGACCCCGAGTCCCTCAAGAACGCCGTGCTGGCCGCCGGCGAGGCTCACGGCCTCAAGCTCGGCAAGGCGCAGGCCCCGGTCCGCGTGGCCGTCACCGGCCGCACGGTCGGCCTGCCGCTCTTCGAGTCCCTGGAGATCCTGGGCAAGGAGAAGACTCTCGCCCGCGTCGACGCGGCTCTGGCGAAGCTGGCTGTCTGA
- a CDS encoding DUF4241 domain-containing protein yields MNATPPDCARWFTPGATLPPGGGRDAALTVTDLGELGLPTGRLVACDPIVHLGDDDERPAPFTVTVPPGRYPVQTVVADVEHPFRNRVIAAARLLVRDAPAAHWEPALVPGQDPADLADGDFFGYGVDAGVGCFLDASAHHAFPGTEDEEGVVWEAMDGGPPGPTAFLAEGVEGHTVAVFGSGWGDGCYPTWIGRAADGGVVCFVTDFRVLRFAPARPLPSGTVGP; encoded by the coding sequence ATGAACGCGACCCCACCGGACTGCGCCCGCTGGTTCACGCCGGGAGCCACCCTCCCGCCCGGGGGCGGCAGGGACGCCGCCCTCACCGTGACGGACCTCGGAGAGCTCGGCCTGCCCACCGGGCGGCTGGTGGCCTGCGACCCGATCGTCCACCTCGGGGACGACGACGAGCGGCCCGCGCCCTTCACCGTCACGGTCCCGCCCGGGAGGTACCCGGTCCAGACCGTCGTGGCCGATGTCGAGCACCCCTTCCGGAACCGCGTGATCGCCGCCGCCCGGCTGCTGGTCCGGGACGCCCCCGCCGCCCACTGGGAGCCCGCCCTGGTCCCCGGCCAGGACCCGGCGGACCTCGCCGACGGAGACTTCTTCGGCTACGGCGTGGACGCCGGCGTCGGCTGCTTCCTCGACGCCTCCGCCCACCACGCCTTCCCCGGCACCGAGGACGAGGAGGGCGTCGTCTGGGAGGCGATGGACGGCGGGCCGCCCGGGCCGACGGCCTTCCTCGCCGAGGGGGTGGAGGGCCACACCGTCGCCGTCTTCGGCTCGGGCTGGGGCGACGGCTGCTATCCGACCTGGATCGGCCGCGCCGCCGACGGCGGGGTCGTCTGTTTCGTCACCGACTTCCGCGTCCTCCGCTTCGCCCCCGCCCGACCCCTCCCGAGCGGTACGGTCGGTCCATGA
- a CDS encoding HAD family hydrolase: MTIRAVLWDVDDTIFDYARADHAGMSAHLTAEGLVDGYASVDQALGRWRELTAIHWRIFEAGGVDFQEQRRERVRDFLGEPGLTAAEADGWFERYVSHYEAAWELFPDALPVLDLLADDYRHGILSNSSLHNQDRKLRVLGVRDRFEAVLCAAELGVAKPAPEAFHAACTALDLRPDEVAYVGDQPDIDARGAVEAGLRGIWLDRADIGGRPELNRITDLRQLPALLGAHTRFGAPSTFG, translated from the coding sequence ATGACCATCCGCGCCGTGCTGTGGGACGTCGACGACACGATCTTCGACTACGCCCGCGCCGACCACGCCGGCATGAGCGCGCACCTGACGGCCGAGGGCCTGGTCGACGGATACGCGTCCGTCGACCAGGCCCTCGGCCGTTGGCGGGAGCTCACGGCGATCCACTGGCGCATCTTCGAGGCCGGCGGGGTCGACTTCCAGGAGCAGCGGCGCGAGCGCGTCCGGGACTTCCTGGGGGAGCCGGGCCTGACCGCCGCGGAGGCGGACGGCTGGTTCGAGCGGTACGTCTCCCACTACGAGGCGGCCTGGGAACTCTTCCCCGACGCGCTCCCCGTCCTGGACCTGCTGGCCGATGACTATCGTCACGGGATTCTGTCCAACTCCAGCCTGCACAACCAGGACCGGAAGCTGCGGGTCCTGGGCGTACGGGACCGCTTCGAGGCCGTCCTGTGCGCGGCGGAGCTCGGGGTGGCCAAGCCGGCCCCGGAGGCCTTCCACGCCGCCTGCACCGCTCTTGACCTGCGCCCGGACGAGGTGGCGTACGTGGGGGACCAGCCGGACATCGACGCCAGAGGCGCGGTGGAGGCGGGGCTGCGGGGTATCTGGCTGGACCGCGCGGACATCGGCGGCAGGCCCGAGTTGAACCGGATCACGGACCTCCGCCAGCTCCCGGCCCTGCTCGGCGCGCATACCCGTTTTGGAGCACCGTCCACCTTCGGGTAA
- the ndgR gene encoding IclR family transcriptional regulator NdgR yields MDNSSGVGVLDKAALVLSALESGPATLAGLVAATGLARPTAHRLAVALEHHRMVARDMQGRFILGPRLAELAAAAGEDRLLATAGPVLTHLRDVTGESAQLYRRQGDMRICVAAAERLSGLRDTVPVGSTLTMKAGSSAQILMAWEEPERLHRGLQGARFTATALSGVRRRGWAQSIGEREPGVASVSAPVRGPSNRVVAAVSVSGPIERLTRHPGRMHAQAVIDAAARLSEALRRTG; encoded by the coding sequence ATGGACAACTCTAGCGGCGTAGGCGTTCTCGACAAGGCAGCCCTTGTCCTGAGCGCCCTGGAGTCCGGTCCGGCCACCCTCGCAGGACTGGTCGCGGCGACGGGACTCGCACGACCCACGGCACACCGACTGGCCGTGGCACTGGAACACCACCGGATGGTGGCGCGTGACATGCAGGGCCGGTTCATCCTCGGACCGCGCCTCGCGGAGCTCGCCGCCGCGGCCGGCGAGGACCGCCTGCTCGCGACCGCGGGCCCGGTGCTGACGCATCTGCGCGACGTCACCGGCGAGAGCGCCCAGCTCTACCGCCGGCAGGGCGACATGCGCATCTGCGTGGCGGCGGCCGAGCGTCTCTCGGGCCTCCGGGACACCGTCCCGGTCGGCTCGACGCTGACGATGAAGGCCGGCTCCTCGGCGCAGATCCTGATGGCCTGGGAGGAGCCCGAGCGACTCCACCGCGGTCTCCAGGGCGCCCGCTTCACGGCGACGGCCCTCTCGGGCGTACGGCGCCGCGGCTGGGCCCAGTCGATCGGTGAGCGGGAGCCGGGCGTCGCGTCCGTCTCCGCGCCCGTACGCGGCCCGTCGAACCGCGTGGTGGCCGCCGTCTCGGTCTCCGGTCCGATCGAGCGTCTGACGCGCCACCCGGGCCGTATGCACGCCCAGGCCGTCATCGACGCCGCGGCCCGTCTCTCCGAGGCTCTCCGCCGCACCGGCTGA
- the leuC gene encoding 3-isopropylmalate dehydratase large subunit, whose amino-acid sequence MGRTLAEKVWDDHVVRRAEGEPDLLFIDLHLLHEVTSPQAFDGLRQNGRQVRRLDLTIATEDHNTPTLDIDKPIADPVSRAQLETLRKNCADFGVRLHPLGDVEQGVVHVVGPQLGLTQPGTTVVCGDSHTSTHGAFGALAFGIGTSQVEHVLATQTLPLARPKTMAITIDGELPEDVTAKDLILAIIAKIGTGGGQGYILEYRGSAIEKLSMEARMTICNMSIEAGARAGMIAPDETTFAYLEGRAHAPEGEDWDAAVAYWKTLRSDEDAVFDAEVVIDAASLAPFVTWGTNPGQGAPLSANVPDPASYEDASERLAAEKALEYMGLTAGQPLRDIKVDTVFVGSCTNGRIEDLRNAAALLEGRKVADGVRMLVVPGSVRVALQAVEEGLDKVFKESGAEWRHAGCSMCLGMNPDQLAPGERSASTSNRNFEGRQGKGGRTHLVSPQVAAATAVLGHLASPADLSDVATTAGV is encoded by the coding sequence ATGGGTAGGACACTCGCGGAGAAGGTCTGGGACGACCATGTCGTCCGGCGCGCCGAGGGCGAGCCCGACCTCCTCTTCATCGATCTGCACCTGCTGCACGAGGTGACCAGCCCCCAGGCCTTCGACGGCCTGCGCCAGAACGGCCGGCAGGTGCGGCGCCTCGACCTCACCATCGCCACCGAGGACCACAACACCCCGACCCTCGACATCGACAAGCCGATCGCCGACCCGGTCTCCCGCGCGCAGCTGGAGACCCTCCGGAAGAACTGTGCCGACTTCGGCGTCCGCCTGCACCCGCTGGGCGACGTCGAGCAGGGCGTCGTCCACGTGGTGGGACCGCAGCTGGGCCTGACCCAGCCCGGCACCACCGTCGTCTGCGGCGACTCGCACACCTCCACGCACGGCGCCTTCGGCGCGCTGGCGTTCGGCATCGGCACCAGCCAGGTCGAGCACGTGCTCGCCACCCAGACGCTGCCGCTGGCCCGCCCCAAGACCATGGCGATCACGATCGACGGCGAACTGCCCGAGGACGTCACCGCCAAGGACCTGATCCTGGCGATCATCGCCAAGATCGGCACCGGCGGCGGCCAGGGCTACATCCTGGAGTACCGCGGCTCCGCCATCGAGAAGCTCTCGATGGAGGCCCGGATGACCATCTGCAACATGTCGATCGAGGCCGGCGCCCGCGCGGGCATGATCGCCCCCGACGAGACCACCTTCGCCTATCTGGAGGGCCGCGCCCACGCCCCCGAGGGCGAGGACTGGGACGCCGCCGTCGCGTACTGGAAGACCCTGAGGTCCGACGAGGACGCGGTCTTCGACGCCGAGGTCGTCATCGACGCCGCCTCCCTGGCGCCGTTCGTCACCTGGGGCACCAACCCGGGCCAGGGCGCGCCGCTTTCGGCGAACGTCCCCGACCCGGCTTCGTACGAAGACGCTTCGGAGCGCCTGGCCGCCGAAAAGGCCCTGGAGTACATGGGGTTGACCGCCGGACAGCCGCTGCGCGACATCAAGGTCGACACCGTCTTCGTAGGCTCCTGCACCAACGGCCGCATCGAGGACCTGCGCAACGCCGCCGCCCTGCTGGAGGGCCGCAAGGTCGCCGACGGCGTCCGCATGCTGGTCGTTCCCGGCTCGGTGCGCGTCGCCCTGCAGGCCGTCGAGGAGGGTCTGGACAAGGTCTTCAAGGAGTCGGGCGCCGAATGGCGGCACGCGGGCTGCTCGATGTGTCTGGGCATGAACCCCGACCAACTGGCTCCCGGTGAGCGCTCCGCGTCCACCTCCAACCGCAACTTCGAGGGCCGGCAGGGCAAGGGCGGCCGGACCCACCTGGTCTCGCCCCAGGTCGCCGCCGCCACCGCCGTCCTGGGCCATCTGGCCTCCCCGGCCGATCTGTCCGACGTCGCCACCACCGCGGGGGTCTGA
- the leuD gene encoding 3-isopropylmalate dehydratase small subunit has protein sequence MEAFTTHTGRAVPLRRSNVDTDQIIPAHWLKKVTRDGFEDGLFEAWRKDSEFILNRPERQGASVLVAGPDFGTGSSREHAVWALQNYGFQTVISARFADIFRGNSLKNGLLTVVLPQETVDALWELTEADPTAEVTVDLERRKVLAAGIDADFELDENARWRLLNGLDDISLTLQNEADIAAYEASRPAFKPRTITV, from the coding sequence ATGGAAGCTTTCACCACGCACACCGGCCGGGCCGTCCCGCTGCGCCGCAGCAACGTCGACACCGACCAGATCATCCCGGCGCACTGGCTCAAGAAGGTCACCCGCGACGGCTTCGAGGACGGCCTCTTCGAGGCCTGGCGCAAGGACTCCGAGTTCATCCTCAACCGCCCCGAGCGGCAGGGTGCCTCGGTCCTGGTCGCCGGCCCCGACTTCGGCACCGGCTCCTCCCGTGAGCACGCCGTCTGGGCGCTCCAGAACTACGGCTTCCAGACCGTGATCTCCGCCCGCTTCGCCGACATCTTCCGCGGCAACTCGCTGAAGAACGGGCTGCTCACCGTGGTCCTGCCGCAGGAGACGGTCGACGCGCTCTGGGAGCTGACCGAGGCCGATCCGACCGCCGAGGTCACCGTCGACCTGGAGCGCCGCAAGGTCCTGGCCGCCGGGATCGACGCCGACTTCGAGCTCGACGAGAACGCCCGCTGGCGGCTCCTGAACGGCCTCGACGACATCAGCCTCACCCTTCAGAACGAAGCCGACATCGCGGCGTACGAGGCGTCACGACCGGCCTTCAAGCCCCGTACAATTACGGTCTGA
- a CDS encoding HU family DNA-binding protein encodes MNKAQLVEAIADKMGGRQQAAEAVDHVLDAIVRAVVAGDRVSVTGFGSFEKVDRPARYARNPQTGERVRVKKTSVPRFRAGQGFKDLVSGSKKLPKGGEVSVKKAPKGSLTGGASATVKKAAAKKATTAKRAAAKKATPAKKVTAAAAKKATPAKKTTTAAAKKATPAKKATTAAAKKTSAAAKKTTTAAAKKATKVTAKKTAPAAKKATATKAPAKKTTARKTTAKKAAAKK; translated from the coding sequence GTGAACAAGGCGCAGCTCGTAGAAGCGATTGCCGACAAGATGGGCGGTCGCCAGCAGGCCGCCGAAGCCGTCGACCACGTGCTCGACGCCATCGTGCGTGCCGTGGTCGCCGGCGACCGGGTCTCGGTGACGGGTTTCGGCTCGTTCGAGAAGGTCGACCGTCCGGCCCGCTACGCCCGCAACCCGCAGACGGGTGAGCGGGTGCGGGTCAAGAAGACCTCGGTCCCGCGCTTCCGTGCCGGTCAGGGCTTCAAGGACCTGGTCAGCGGCTCGAAGAAGCTCCCCAAGGGCGGCGAGGTCTCCGTCAAGAAGGCCCCCAAGGGCAGCCTGACCGGTGGCGCCTCCGCCACCGTGAAGAAGGCCGCCGCCAAGAAGGCGACCACCGCCAAGCGGGCCGCCGCGAAGAAGGCGACCCCCGCGAAGAAGGTCACCGCGGCCGCCGCCAAGAAGGCGACCCCCGCGAAGAAGACCACCACGGCCGCCGCCAAGAAGGCGACCCCGGCCAAGAAGGCCACCACGGCCGCGGCGAAGAAGACCTCCGCCGCCGCCAAGAAGACCACCACGGCCGCCGCCAAGAAGGCGACCAAGGTCACGGCCAAGAAGACCGCGCCGGCCGCGAAGAAGGCCACGGCGACGAAGGCGCCCGCCAAGAAGACGACGGCGCGCAAGACGACCGCCAAGAAGGCCGCCGCCAAGAAGTAG
- the cofC gene encoding 2-phospho-L-lactate guanylyltransferase encodes MNTHADDGWSLVVPLKPLAVAKSRLAAAAGSRLRPRLALAFAEDTVGAALNCPRVRDVAVVTDDAAAGEALAALGARIVPDAPAAGLNAALAYGVRAVRTRRPRARVAALNADLPALRPEELARVLDVAGKFPRAFLADAAEIGTTFLSAAPGVELEPAFGGASRLRHLSSGAVEILLAGVDSVRRDVDTGEDLAAAGALGLGPRTAARWLPAAG; translated from the coding sequence ATGAACACGCATGCGGACGACGGCTGGTCCCTGGTCGTACCCCTGAAGCCCCTTGCCGTAGCGAAGAGCAGACTGGCCGCGGCGGCCGGGTCCCGGCTGCGTCCCCGGCTGGCGCTCGCGTTCGCCGAGGACACCGTGGGGGCGGCGCTGAACTGCCCGCGGGTCCGGGATGTGGCGGTCGTCACGGACGACGCGGCGGCCGGCGAGGCGCTCGCCGCGCTGGGCGCGCGGATCGTCCCGGACGCCCCGGCGGCGGGGCTCAACGCGGCGCTCGCGTACGGGGTCCGTGCCGTGCGGACCCGGCGGCCGCGGGCGCGGGTGGCGGCGCTCAACGCGGATCTGCCGGCGCTGCGGCCCGAGGAGCTGGCCCGGGTCCTGGACGTGGCCGGGAAATTTCCGAGGGCTTTTCTCGCGGATGCCGCCGAAATAGGTACGACATTCCTCTCGGCGGCTCCCGGGGTGGAATTGGAACCGGCATTCGGAGGTGCGTCACGGCTCCGGCATTTGTCTTCGGGCGCGGTGGAAATCCTGCTGGCGGGCGTGGATTCCGTACGCCGGGACGTGGACACCGGCGAGGATCTGGCGGCGGCCGGGGCGCTGGGGCTCGGCCCGCGGACGGCCGCCCGGTGGCTGCCGGCGGCCGGATAG
- a CDS encoding lysophospholipid acyltransferase family protein, with product MPRRRIGFWYRLAAVIAKPPLVVLFKRDWRGMEHIPADGGFITAVNHNSYLDPLSYAHYQYNTGRVPRLLAKAGLFKTPFVGMMLRGTGQIPVYRETTNALDAFRAAVDAIERGECVAFYPEGTLTRDPDMWPMAGKTGAARVALITRAPVIPVAQWGANLAMPPYARENKLSLFPRKTLTVQAGPPVDLSRFYGLEPTPEVLREATEVIMAAVTALLEQIRGERAPAEPYDHRKARLEQRRRAAEGGTK from the coding sequence GTGCCCCGCCGCAGAATCGGCTTCTGGTACCGCCTCGCGGCGGTCATCGCCAAGCCCCCCCTGGTGGTTCTGTTCAAGCGGGACTGGCGCGGTATGGAGCACATTCCGGCCGACGGCGGCTTCATCACCGCGGTCAACCACAACTCCTACCTGGACCCGCTGTCCTACGCGCACTACCAGTACAACACCGGCCGCGTCCCGCGGCTCCTGGCCAAGGCGGGACTCTTCAAGACCCCCTTCGTCGGGATGATGCTGCGCGGCACCGGGCAGATCCCCGTCTACCGGGAGACGACCAACGCGCTCGACGCGTTCCGCGCCGCCGTCGACGCCATCGAGCGCGGCGAATGCGTCGCCTTCTACCCCGAGGGCACCCTCACCCGGGACCCCGACATGTGGCCCATGGCGGGCAAGACCGGTGCCGCGCGCGTCGCCCTGATCACCCGGGCCCCCGTCATCCCGGTGGCCCAGTGGGGCGCCAACCTCGCGATGCCGCCGTACGCCAGGGAGAACAAGCTCAGCCTGTTCCCCCGCAAGACGCTGACCGTGCAGGCCGGTCCGCCCGTCGACCTCTCCCGCTTCTACGGACTCGAGCCCACGCCCGAGGTGCTCCGCGAGGCGACCGAGGTCATCATGGCCGCCGTCACCGCGCTCCTGGAGCAGATCCGCGGCGAGCGGGCGCCCGCCGAACCCTACGACCACCGCAAGGCGCGCCTGGAGCAGCGGCGCAGGGCCGCCGAAGGGGGCACCAAGTGA
- a CDS encoding NAD(P)H-dependent glycerol-3-phosphate dehydrogenase: MTKAAVFGNGSWGTAFAMVLADAGCEVSLWGRRAELAKEINASRVNPDYLPGVELPATITATADPAEAAHDADFTVLVIPSQTLRGNLAAWAPMLAPDTVLVSLMKGVELGTAKRMSEVITEVADVPAERVAVLTGPNLAKEIAARQPAAAVVACVDETVAQRLQTACMTPYFRPYTNTDVVGCELGGAVKNVIGLAVGIANGMGLGDNSKATLITRGLAETTRLGLAMGADPLTFSGLAGLGDLVATCSSPLSRNNTFGTNLGRGMTLQETIAATRQTAEGVKSCESVLDLGRRHGVDMPITETVVSIVHDGKPPIVALKELMSRSAKPERR; this comes from the coding sequence GTGACCAAGGCAGCCGTCTTCGGAAACGGATCCTGGGGTACCGCGTTCGCGATGGTGCTCGCCGACGCGGGCTGCGAGGTGAGCCTCTGGGGCCGCCGCGCCGAACTCGCCAAGGAGATCAACGCCTCCCGGGTGAACCCGGACTACCTGCCGGGCGTCGAACTCCCCGCGACCATCACGGCCACCGCGGACCCGGCCGAGGCGGCCCACGACGCCGACTTCACCGTCCTCGTCATCCCCTCCCAGACCCTCCGCGGCAACCTCGCCGCCTGGGCGCCGATGCTGGCGCCCGACACCGTCCTCGTCTCCCTCATGAAGGGCGTCGAACTCGGCACCGCCAAGCGGATGAGCGAGGTCATCACCGAGGTCGCCGACGTGCCCGCCGAGCGCGTCGCCGTCCTCACCGGTCCCAACCTGGCCAAGGAGATCGCCGCCCGGCAGCCCGCCGCCGCCGTCGTCGCATGCGTCGACGAGACGGTCGCCCAGCGCCTCCAGACCGCCTGTATGACCCCGTACTTCCGCCCGTACACCAACACCGACGTGGTGGGCTGCGAGCTCGGCGGGGCCGTGAAGAACGTCATCGGCCTGGCCGTGGGCATCGCCAACGGCATGGGCCTCGGCGACAACTCCAAGGCCACGCTCATCACCCGCGGCCTCGCCGAGACCACCCGACTCGGCCTCGCCATGGGCGCCGACCCGCTCACCTTCTCCGGCCTCGCGGGCCTCGGCGACCTCGTCGCCACCTGCTCCTCGCCGCTCTCCCGGAACAACACCTTCGGCACCAACCTCGGCCGCGGGATGACCCTCCAGGAGACCATCGCGGCCACCAGGCAGACCGCCGAGGGCGTCAAGTCCTGCGAGTCGGTGCTCGATCTGGGCCGCCGCCACGGCGTCGACATGCCCATCACCGAGACGGTCGTGTCGATCGTCCACGACGGGAAGCCGCCGATCGTCGCCCTCAAGGAACTGATGTCCCGCTCGGCCAAGCCCGAACGCCGCTGA